In the Marinobacter sp. Arc7-DN-1 genome, AAAGGAACCCCTCAGGGGTCATCTCATCCCGATGTTCGGTGCCCTTCTGCGCGATGCAGTCAAAGCCGGCACCAATCTCCACACCCTTCACCGCATTGATGCTCATCAGGGCATGGGCCAGGTCCGCATCCAGGCGATCAAAGATCGGCTCACCCAGGCCCGGAGGCACACCCTCGGCGACCACATTAATCCGGGCGCCAATGGAATCGCCTTCCTTGCGGAGGGCGTCCATGTAGGCTTCCATCTCGGCAACCTTGTCCGGATCCGGGCAGAAGAACGGGTTCTGGTGCACCTGATCCCAGTCCAGTTTTTCGGCCCTGATCGGCCCCAACTGAGACAGGTAACCGCGAATACGGATACCCAGTCGCTGCTCGAGATACTTGCGCGCCACCGCACCGGCAGCCACCCGCATCGCGGTTTCCCGGGCCGAGGAGCGGCCACCGCCCCGGTAGTCCCGGACACCGTACTTGTGCATATAGGTGTAATCGGCATGGGCGGGGCGGAACTGCCCGGCAATTTTCGAGTAATCCTTCGAACGCTGGTCGGTATTTTCAATCAACAATCCGATGGGCGTGCCGGTGGTTTTGCCTTCGAAAACCCCGGAGAGAATTTTTACCTCATCCGCTTCCCGGCGCTGGGTCGTGTGACGGGATGTGCCCGGCTTGCGGCGATCCAGATCGCGCTGCATATCGGCTTCGGAGAGCTCAAGCCCCGGAGGACAGCCGTCAATAATGCAGCCCAGAGCAGCCCCGTGGCTTTCGCCGAATGAAGTGACCGCAAACAGCTTTCCAAAAGTATTTCCAGACATAATTCAGTATCTTACTAGGATTTTATAAGAAATAAGGTTAACTGGAAGTCTGCCACTGGCGCAGGTCCTGCTCGTTAATTACAAACACCCCATCACCGCCATTCTCGAAATCCAGCCAGGTAAACGGCAGATCCGGACAGGCTTCGTCCAGGGCCACCCAGCTGTTGCCAACCTCGACAATCAGAAGACCTCCCGGCGTAAGATGATTCGCAGCGCCGGCGATAATCCGGTGCGCAATATCCAGCCCGTCCTGCCCGGCGGCCAGACCCAGCTCTGGCTCATGGCGGTATTCGTCCGGCATGCTGGCGAGGTCTCCAGCGTCCACATAGGGCGGATTGCTTACAATGACATCATAGCGCCCGTCGATGTTTTCAAAGACATCCGATTGTACGGTGCGAACCCGGTCCCGGACTCCGTGAAGCCCGATGTTCGATTCAGCCACCGCCAGAGCATCGGCGGAAATATCGGAAAGGTCCACCTCCGCCTCGGTGAAAACAGACGCCGCACCAATACCAATACAGCCGCTACCGGTGCAAAGATCAAGAATGCGCTCAACCGATTTGCCACCCAACCAGGGCTGAAAGCCGTTCCCAATCAGTTCACCAATCGGTGAACGGGGCACCAGCACCCGCTCATCGACGTGAAACGGCATCCCCATAAACCAGGCTTCGCCTAAAAGGTAAGCCAGAGGAACGCGCTCATCCACACGCCGCCGAATCCGCTCCAGAATCAACTCCCGCTCTTGCCGGGTAAGCCGGGCATCCAGGAACAGGGTGTTGTTTTCCAACGGCAGATGCAGGCTGCGCATAACCAGTTGAACCGCCTCGTCCCAGACATTGTCGGTGCCATGGCCGAAAAACAGGGGCGAGGCGGCAAACTCTGAGGAGGCGTAGCGGAGGTAATCCCGAACGCTGTGGAGATCATCGATAGGGCTGGTCACAAACGTAAATCCTGTGCGAGAGCGTGTCAGCGCCGGATTATACGCTGTTTATCGATCTGACTGCAGCCTTGCGGACAGAGCCGGCAAGGATTGCCTTAAACCGCGAGCGGGCCGGAACTGTTGCGGCTTTCCTCGAACCGGTCCAGAGCCGCCGCCATACGCTCCCTGCCTAGCTGAATCAACTCCGGGGCTTTATGGTAATCGTAAGTCCTACAGGCGTTTTTAGGGACATTCACCAACAGGTCTGGCGGATAACCAGCAATCTTGTATTGCACCAAGGCATTCTGCATGGTCTCTATGGTCAGATTCATCACATCGAACCTGCCAATCCCCAGCTTGTCCCAGTCAACGGTTTCGTGGTCTTCGTGGCTTTTCCTGTCAGTCGTCTTCCTTTCAACCTGCTTTTGGTGCTCTTTCTTACGAATCTCCCGGGTGATTTTATCCTCCGGGCTGTCGTCGTGGTCTTGTTTGCGCGCCGCCAGCGATTTCAGCGCATCCCAGTCAAACCAGCGGGAGGCTTTCTCCCGGATCGTATCCATCCACTCGTCCATGTCTGCGCTTTCGTTTTCCGCCCCGGAAAAGGCCGCATCGGGGATTCGGCGACTCCGGTCATCCTCACCACTGAGGTTGACCGCCACAATGATATCGGCATGGGAGGAAATTGTCGGGATAATCGGCAACGGGTTGAGCAGGGCCCCATCCACCAGAACCCGACCATTGAGCACCAGGGGCGTAACCACGCTCGGGATCGCCACGGAGGCGCGGATAGCCTGTTCCAGCGGGCCCTCCTGGAACCAGATTTCCTTGTGGGCGAGCAAATCCGTTGCCACGGCGGTAAAGGCAATGGGCAGATCCTCGATTCGGGTTTCCCCCAACATTTCCCGCACAACCGAAAAGATTTTTTCGCCCCGGATGGCTCCGGCAGAATTAAAGGTTACGTCAAGCAGTTTCAGCACATCGAACTGACCGAGCCCGGTTACCCAGTCCTTGTAATCCTGCATCTTTCCCGCTGCATACATACCACCAATCAGTGCCCCCATGGAGCAGCCGGAAATGGCAACAATCTCGTAACCACGCTCTGCCAGAATTTCAATGGCGCCGATGTGAGCGTAGCCTCTCGCCCCGCCGCTCCCCAAAGTGAGGGCAACCGTCGTCCGGGGCTTGCGCCTGCGTTCTACCGTATCCGGATTTGCCGGCGCATCGGTAGCCGACACATCTGAACTTTGTAAAAGCCTGGAGACATTATCCCGGGGCGCGTCCTCCGAGGGCGGGCCTTTGCCGCCCTGATCGTCGTCCTTTGCGTTGCCCATTGTGTTTACCTCGAGATCATGACCACTTCTACCCGGTTACCCTGTCGGTCCGGTTCGCTGAATACCACGGCAGGACCTGCCACGATGATTTCCTGTTGGTCGCGGGAAACACCGGTCTTTGAGAGAACCTCCGAAAGCGATTCCGCCGCCCTGCGTGCGCGCTCCATGGCATCACTGAAGGATTCATCGGCTTCCAATACAGAATAGCTCACCAGCGCAACGATGGTGCCCTCATCCCGGGCCAGATCGGT is a window encoding:
- the prmB gene encoding 50S ribosomal protein L3 N(5)-glutamine methyltransferase, translated to MTSPIDDLHSVRDYLRYASSEFAASPLFFGHGTDNVWDEAVQLVMRSLHLPLENNTLFLDARLTRQERELILERIRRRVDERVPLAYLLGEAWFMGMPFHVDERVLVPRSPIGELIGNGFQPWLGGKSVERILDLCTGSGCIGIGAASVFTEAEVDLSDISADALAVAESNIGLHGVRDRVRTVQSDVFENIDGRYDVIVSNPPYVDAGDLASMPDEYRHEPELGLAAGQDGLDIAHRIIAGAANHLTPGGLLIVEVGNSWVALDEACPDLPFTWLDFENGGDGVFVINEQDLRQWQTSS
- the aroC gene encoding chorismate synthase, encoding MSGNTFGKLFAVTSFGESHGAALGCIIDGCPPGLELSEADMQRDLDRRKPGTSRHTTQRREADEVKILSGVFEGKTTGTPIGLLIENTDQRSKDYSKIAGQFRPAHADYTYMHKYGVRDYRGGGRSSARETAMRVAAGAVARKYLEQRLGIRIRGYLSQLGPIRAEKLDWDQVHQNPFFCPDPDKVAEMEAYMDALRKEGDSIGARINVVAEGVPPGLGEPIFDRLDADLAHALMSINAVKGVEIGAGFDCIAQKGTEHRDEMTPEGFLSNNAGGVLGGISSGQPIVASIALKPTSSLRLPGRSIDVHGNPVEVITTGRHDPCVGIRATPIAEAMMAIVLMDHYLRHRGQNGDVSVATPVIGQL
- a CDS encoding patatin-like phospholipase family protein, whose translation is MGNAKDDDQGGKGPPSEDAPRDNVSRLLQSSDVSATDAPANPDTVERRRKPRTTVALTLGSGGARGYAHIGAIEILAERGYEIVAISGCSMGALIGGMYAAGKMQDYKDWVTGLGQFDVLKLLDVTFNSAGAIRGEKIFSVVREMLGETRIEDLPIAFTAVATDLLAHKEIWFQEGPLEQAIRASVAIPSVVTPLVLNGRVLVDGALLNPLPIIPTISSHADIIVAVNLSGEDDRSRRIPDAAFSGAENESADMDEWMDTIREKASRWFDWDALKSLAARKQDHDDSPEDKITREIRKKEHQKQVERKTTDRKSHEDHETVDWDKLGIGRFDVMNLTIETMQNALVQYKIAGYPPDLLVNVPKNACRTYDYHKAPELIQLGRERMAAALDRFEESRNSSGPLAV